In a genomic window of Octopus sinensis linkage group LG16, ASM634580v1, whole genome shotgun sequence:
- the LOC115220540 gene encoding aryl hydrocarbon receptor nuclear translocator homolog isoform X4, with translation MAAAATVSPGPSGSGSTGTPDSGKVARKRKIGSGREESHCEIERRRRNKMTAYINELCDMVPTCSTLARKPDKLTILRMAVSHMKTLRGTGNTSNDGSYKPSFLTDQELKHLILEAADGFLFVVQCDTGRIIYVSDSVCPVLNQSQSDWFGNTIYDMVHPDDLEKVREQLSTTESQNTGRILDLKTGTVKKEGHQSSIRLCMGSRRGFICRMKMGNVQVDPVTANHTIRVRQRNAFGPSSDGNSYSVVHVTGYIKNWPPSNRDLENGFVSFVGVQQIERQDGEEPHSHCCLVGIGRLQVTSATNCNDLMGQNASSEFITRHSIDGKFTFVDQRVTAVLGYQPQELLGKSAFDFYHPEDQAHMKDSFEQVLKLKGQVMSIMYRFRASNREWMWLRTSSFSFQNPYTDEVEYIVCNNSSAKSVQQGNSTAPTMQNPTDQSSEPTPTINTYATPRGLPTDSLGLRTANVKTDYRDPYSTADVYSRSMLSTNRNLTQQDLYGYNSQSTMKYPSHSVSAAMSLPQVSPATTMPSLVRHPNQSPSQMAGNAWSSQGAYAQSQPTADYSTNPGYNQMSPDNSSPDLPAVGFNLPDFKCNQPLWQQWSGNTGDHAQQGSSQGNPSAGAQQAQQQQQQQQQQPEEFNNMFPMLDQTTPEFSDLTGMFNTFGE, from the exons GGAAAGTCACTGTGAAATTGAAAGGCGGCGTCGGAACAAGATGACTGCTTATATAAATGAGCTGTGTGATATGGTACCAACCTGCAGCACCCTTGCTCGCAAACCAGACAAACTAACAATATTACGTATGGCTGTGTCCCACATGAAAACATTAAGAG GAACTGGAAATACAAGTAATGATGGATCCTATAAACCTTCCTTTCTCACAGACCAGGAGCTGAAACATTTGATACTTGAG GCAGCAGATGGTTTTCTGTTTGTGGTCCAATGTGATACTGGAAGAATTATTTATGTATCCGACTCTGTATGCCCAGTTCTTAATCAATCTCAG tcTGACTGGTTTGGAAATACTATTTACGATATGGTGCATCCTGACGACCTTGAGAAAGTCCGAGAACAGTTATCAACTACTGAATCCCAAAACACTGGACGTATTCTTGATTTGAAAA CTGGAACTGTTAAGAAAGAAGGTCATCAAT CATCCATACGTTTGTGCATGGGTTCTCGGCGTGGTTTCATTTGCCGCATGAAGATGGGTAACGTCCAAGTCGATCCTGTGACTGCCAACCATACAATTCGAGTCCGTCAGAGAAACGCATTTGGTCCATCCTCTGATGGCAATAGCTATTCAGTTGTCCATGTTACAGGTTATATAAAGAACTGGCCTCCATCAAACAGAG ACCttgaaaatggatttgtttccTTTGTAGGAGTGCAACAGATAGAGCGTCAAGATGGAGAGGAGCCCCACAGCCACTGCTGCCTGGTTGGTATAGGTCGACTGCAGGTGACCAGTGCAACAAACTGCAATGATCTCATGGGACAAAACGCTTCCTCAGAATTTATTACCCGACACAGCATAGACGGAAAGTTTACATTTGTTGACCAGCG agTGACAGCAGTACTAGGCTACCAACCTCAGGAACTTCTTGGTAAATctgcatttgatttttatcatccGGAAGACCAAGCCCATATGAAAGATAGCTTTGAACAAG TATTAAAACTGAAAGGCCAGGTGATGTCCATTATGTACCGTTTTAGAGCATCGAATCGGGAATGGATGTGGCTGAGAACAAGCAGTTTTAGTTTCCAAAACCCTTACACAGACGAAGTGGAATACATAGTTTGTAACAACAGTTCTGCTAA AAGTGTCCAGCAAGGTAATTCTACAGCCCCAACTATGCAGAATCCAACTGATCAAAGTTCAGAGCCAACGCCGACTATAAATACATATGCGACTCCTCGGGGCCTACCTACAGACTCATTAGGTTTACGAACAGCTAATGTGAAAACAGATTACCGTGATCCTTATTCTACAGCCGATGTTTACAGCCGCAGTATGTTAAGCACTAATCGTAACCTTACCCAACAAGATTTGTACGGCTACAATTCTCAGTCTACAATGAAATACCCCAGTCACAGTGTCTCTGCTGCCATGTCACTTCCTCAGGTATCTCCTGCCACAACAATGCCATCTTTGGTCAGACACCCTAATCAGAGTCCCTCTCAAATGGCTGGTAATGCTTGGTCTAGTCAAGGAGCATACGCACAAAGCCAG CCAACTGCTGACTACAGTACAAACCCAGGCTATAATCAAATGAGCCCAGACAACAGTTCTCCAG ATTTGCCAGCTGTTGGTTTCAACTTACCAGATTTCAAAT GTAACCAACCACTATGGCAGCAGTGGTCTGGAAATACAGGTGATCATGCTCAGCAAGGTTCTTCTCAAGGCAATCCATCAGCAGGAGCACAAcaagctcaacaacaacaacagcagcagcaacagcagccagAAGAATTCAATAACATGTTTCCAATGCTTGACCAGACCACACCAGAGTTCAGTGATCTTACAGGCATGTTCAATACTTTTGGAGAATGA
- the LOC115220540 gene encoding aryl hydrocarbon receptor nuclear translocator homolog isoform X3 has translation MAAAATVSPGPSGSGSTGTPDSGKVARKRKIGSGRDSDDDDSQHGSFSTSQDAIDKERFARESHCEIERRRRNKMTAYINELCDMVPTCSTLARKPDKLTILRMAVSHMKTLRGTGNTSNDGSYKPSFLTDQELKHLILEAADGFLFVVQCDTGRIIYVSDSVCPVLNQSQSDWFGNTIYDMVHPDDLEKVREQLSTTESQNTGRILDLKTGTVKKEGHQSSIRLCMGSRRGFICRMKMGNVQVDPVTANHTIRVRQRNAFGPSSDGNSYSVVHVTGYIKNWPPSNRGVQQIERQDGEEPHSHCCLVGIGRLQVTSATNCNDLMGQNASSEFITRHSIDGKFTFVDQRVTAVLGYQPQELLGKSAFDFYHPEDQAHMKDSFEQVLKLKGQVMSIMYRFRASNREWMWLRTSSFSFQNPYTDEVEYIVCNNSSAKSVQQGNSTAPTMQNPTDQSSEPTPTINTYATPRGLPTDSLGLRTANVKTDYRDPYSTADVYSRSMLSTNRNLTQQDLYGYNSQSTMKYPSHSVSAAMSLPQVSPATTMPSLVRHPNQSPSQMAGNAWSSQGAYAQSQPTADYSTNPGYNQMSPDNSSPDLPAVGFNLPDFKCNQPLWQQWSGNTGDHAQQGSSQGNPSAGAQQAQQQQQQQQQQPEEFNNMFPMLDQTTPEFSDLTGMFNTFGE, from the exons GGAAAGTCACTGTGAAATTGAAAGGCGGCGTCGGAACAAGATGACTGCTTATATAAATGAGCTGTGTGATATGGTACCAACCTGCAGCACCCTTGCTCGCAAACCAGACAAACTAACAATATTACGTATGGCTGTGTCCCACATGAAAACATTAAGAG GAACTGGAAATACAAGTAATGATGGATCCTATAAACCTTCCTTTCTCACAGACCAGGAGCTGAAACATTTGATACTTGAG GCAGCAGATGGTTTTCTGTTTGTGGTCCAATGTGATACTGGAAGAATTATTTATGTATCCGACTCTGTATGCCCAGTTCTTAATCAATCTCAG tcTGACTGGTTTGGAAATACTATTTACGATATGGTGCATCCTGACGACCTTGAGAAAGTCCGAGAACAGTTATCAACTACTGAATCCCAAAACACTGGACGTATTCTTGATTTGAAAA CTGGAACTGTTAAGAAAGAAGGTCATCAAT CATCCATACGTTTGTGCATGGGTTCTCGGCGTGGTTTCATTTGCCGCATGAAGATGGGTAACGTCCAAGTCGATCCTGTGACTGCCAACCATACAATTCGAGTCCGTCAGAGAAACGCATTTGGTCCATCCTCTGATGGCAATAGCTATTCAGTTGTCCATGTTACAGGTTATATAAAGAACTGGCCTCCATCAAACAGAG GAGTGCAACAGATAGAGCGTCAAGATGGAGAGGAGCCCCACAGCCACTGCTGCCTGGTTGGTATAGGTCGACTGCAGGTGACCAGTGCAACAAACTGCAATGATCTCATGGGACAAAACGCTTCCTCAGAATTTATTACCCGACACAGCATAGACGGAAAGTTTACATTTGTTGACCAGCG agTGACAGCAGTACTAGGCTACCAACCTCAGGAACTTCTTGGTAAATctgcatttgatttttatcatccGGAAGACCAAGCCCATATGAAAGATAGCTTTGAACAAG TATTAAAACTGAAAGGCCAGGTGATGTCCATTATGTACCGTTTTAGAGCATCGAATCGGGAATGGATGTGGCTGAGAACAAGCAGTTTTAGTTTCCAAAACCCTTACACAGACGAAGTGGAATACATAGTTTGTAACAACAGTTCTGCTAA AAGTGTCCAGCAAGGTAATTCTACAGCCCCAACTATGCAGAATCCAACTGATCAAAGTTCAGAGCCAACGCCGACTATAAATACATATGCGACTCCTCGGGGCCTACCTACAGACTCATTAGGTTTACGAACAGCTAATGTGAAAACAGATTACCGTGATCCTTATTCTACAGCCGATGTTTACAGCCGCAGTATGTTAAGCACTAATCGTAACCTTACCCAACAAGATTTGTACGGCTACAATTCTCAGTCTACAATGAAATACCCCAGTCACAGTGTCTCTGCTGCCATGTCACTTCCTCAGGTATCTCCTGCCACAACAATGCCATCTTTGGTCAGACACCCTAATCAGAGTCCCTCTCAAATGGCTGGTAATGCTTGGTCTAGTCAAGGAGCATACGCACAAAGCCAG CCAACTGCTGACTACAGTACAAACCCAGGCTATAATCAAATGAGCCCAGACAACAGTTCTCCAG ATTTGCCAGCTGTTGGTTTCAACTTACCAGATTTCAAAT GTAACCAACCACTATGGCAGCAGTGGTCTGGAAATACAGGTGATCATGCTCAGCAAGGTTCTTCTCAAGGCAATCCATCAGCAGGAGCACAAcaagctcaacaacaacaacagcagcagcaacagcagccagAAGAATTCAATAACATGTTTCCAATGCTTGACCAGACCACACCAGAGTTCAGTGATCTTACAGGCATGTTCAATACTTTTGGAGAATGA
- the LOC115220540 gene encoding aryl hydrocarbon receptor nuclear translocator homolog isoform X1: MAAAATVSPGPSGSGSTGTPDSGKVARKRKIGSGRDSDDDDSQHGSFSTSQDAIDKERFARESHCEIERRRRNKMTAYINELCDMVPTCSTLARKPDKLTILRMAVSHMKTLRGTGNTSNDGSYKPSFLTDQELKHLILEAADGFLFVVQCDTGRIIYVSDSVCPVLNQSQSDWFGNTIYDMVHPDDLEKVREQLSTTESQNTGRILDLKTGTVKKEGHQSSIRLCMGSRRGFICRMKMGNVQVDPVTANHTIRVRQRNAFGPSSDGNSYSVVHVTGYIKNWPPSNRDLENGFVSFVGVQQIERQDGEEPHSHCCLVGIGRLQVTSATNCNDLMGQNASSEFITRHSIDGKFTFVDQRVTAVLGYQPQELLGKSAFDFYHPEDQAHMKDSFEQVLKLKGQVMSIMYRFRASNREWMWLRTSSFSFQNPYTDEVEYIVCNNSSAKSVQQGNSTAPTMQNPTDQSSEPTPTINTYATPRGLPTDSLGLRTANVKTDYRDPYSTADVYSRSMLSTNRNLTQQDLYGYNSQSTMKYPSHSVSAAMSLPQVSPATTMPSLVRHPNQSPSQMAGNAWSSQGAYAQSQPTADYSTNPGYNQMSPDNSSPDLPAVGFNLPDFKCNQPLWQQWSGNTGDHAQQGSSQGNPSAGAQQAQQQQQQQQQQPEEFNNMFPMLDQTTPEFSDLTGMFNTFGE; this comes from the exons GGAAAGTCACTGTGAAATTGAAAGGCGGCGTCGGAACAAGATGACTGCTTATATAAATGAGCTGTGTGATATGGTACCAACCTGCAGCACCCTTGCTCGCAAACCAGACAAACTAACAATATTACGTATGGCTGTGTCCCACATGAAAACATTAAGAG GAACTGGAAATACAAGTAATGATGGATCCTATAAACCTTCCTTTCTCACAGACCAGGAGCTGAAACATTTGATACTTGAG GCAGCAGATGGTTTTCTGTTTGTGGTCCAATGTGATACTGGAAGAATTATTTATGTATCCGACTCTGTATGCCCAGTTCTTAATCAATCTCAG tcTGACTGGTTTGGAAATACTATTTACGATATGGTGCATCCTGACGACCTTGAGAAAGTCCGAGAACAGTTATCAACTACTGAATCCCAAAACACTGGACGTATTCTTGATTTGAAAA CTGGAACTGTTAAGAAAGAAGGTCATCAAT CATCCATACGTTTGTGCATGGGTTCTCGGCGTGGTTTCATTTGCCGCATGAAGATGGGTAACGTCCAAGTCGATCCTGTGACTGCCAACCATACAATTCGAGTCCGTCAGAGAAACGCATTTGGTCCATCCTCTGATGGCAATAGCTATTCAGTTGTCCATGTTACAGGTTATATAAAGAACTGGCCTCCATCAAACAGAG ACCttgaaaatggatttgtttccTTTGTAGGAGTGCAACAGATAGAGCGTCAAGATGGAGAGGAGCCCCACAGCCACTGCTGCCTGGTTGGTATAGGTCGACTGCAGGTGACCAGTGCAACAAACTGCAATGATCTCATGGGACAAAACGCTTCCTCAGAATTTATTACCCGACACAGCATAGACGGAAAGTTTACATTTGTTGACCAGCG agTGACAGCAGTACTAGGCTACCAACCTCAGGAACTTCTTGGTAAATctgcatttgatttttatcatccGGAAGACCAAGCCCATATGAAAGATAGCTTTGAACAAG TATTAAAACTGAAAGGCCAGGTGATGTCCATTATGTACCGTTTTAGAGCATCGAATCGGGAATGGATGTGGCTGAGAACAAGCAGTTTTAGTTTCCAAAACCCTTACACAGACGAAGTGGAATACATAGTTTGTAACAACAGTTCTGCTAA AAGTGTCCAGCAAGGTAATTCTACAGCCCCAACTATGCAGAATCCAACTGATCAAAGTTCAGAGCCAACGCCGACTATAAATACATATGCGACTCCTCGGGGCCTACCTACAGACTCATTAGGTTTACGAACAGCTAATGTGAAAACAGATTACCGTGATCCTTATTCTACAGCCGATGTTTACAGCCGCAGTATGTTAAGCACTAATCGTAACCTTACCCAACAAGATTTGTACGGCTACAATTCTCAGTCTACAATGAAATACCCCAGTCACAGTGTCTCTGCTGCCATGTCACTTCCTCAGGTATCTCCTGCCACAACAATGCCATCTTTGGTCAGACACCCTAATCAGAGTCCCTCTCAAATGGCTGGTAATGCTTGGTCTAGTCAAGGAGCATACGCACAAAGCCAG CCAACTGCTGACTACAGTACAAACCCAGGCTATAATCAAATGAGCCCAGACAACAGTTCTCCAG ATTTGCCAGCTGTTGGTTTCAACTTACCAGATTTCAAAT GTAACCAACCACTATGGCAGCAGTGGTCTGGAAATACAGGTGATCATGCTCAGCAAGGTTCTTCTCAAGGCAATCCATCAGCAGGAGCACAAcaagctcaacaacaacaacagcagcagcaacagcagccagAAGAATTCAATAACATGTTTCCAATGCTTGACCAGACCACACCAGAGTTCAGTGATCTTACAGGCATGTTCAATACTTTTGGAGAATGA
- the LOC115220540 gene encoding aryl hydrocarbon receptor nuclear translocator homolog isoform X2, with amino-acid sequence MAAAATVSPGPSGSGSTGTPDSGKVARKRKIGSGRDSDDDDSQHGSFSTSQDAIDKERFARESHCEIERRRRNKMTAYINELCDMVPTCSTLARKPDKLTILRMAVSHMKTLRGTGNTSNDGSYKPSFLTDQELKHLILEAADGFLFVVQCDTGRIIYVSDSVCPVLNQSQSDWFGNTIYDMVHPDDLEKVREQLSTTESQNTGRILDLKTGTVKKEGHQSSIRLCMGSRRGFICRMKMGNVQVDPVTANHTIRVRQRNAFGPSSDGNSYSVVHVTGYIKNWPPSNRDLENGFVSFVGVQQIERQDGEEPHSHCCLVGIGRLQVTSATNCNDLMGQNASSEFITRHSIDGKFTFVDQRVTAVLGYQPQELLGKSAFDFYHPEDQAHMKDSFEQVLKLKGQVMSIMYRFRASNREWMWLRTSSFSFQNPYTDEVEYIVCNNSSANVQQGNSTAPTMQNPTDQSSEPTPTINTYATPRGLPTDSLGLRTANVKTDYRDPYSTADVYSRSMLSTNRNLTQQDLYGYNSQSTMKYPSHSVSAAMSLPQVSPATTMPSLVRHPNQSPSQMAGNAWSSQGAYAQSQPTADYSTNPGYNQMSPDNSSPDLPAVGFNLPDFKCNQPLWQQWSGNTGDHAQQGSSQGNPSAGAQQAQQQQQQQQQQPEEFNNMFPMLDQTTPEFSDLTGMFNTFGE; translated from the exons GGAAAGTCACTGTGAAATTGAAAGGCGGCGTCGGAACAAGATGACTGCTTATATAAATGAGCTGTGTGATATGGTACCAACCTGCAGCACCCTTGCTCGCAAACCAGACAAACTAACAATATTACGTATGGCTGTGTCCCACATGAAAACATTAAGAG GAACTGGAAATACAAGTAATGATGGATCCTATAAACCTTCCTTTCTCACAGACCAGGAGCTGAAACATTTGATACTTGAG GCAGCAGATGGTTTTCTGTTTGTGGTCCAATGTGATACTGGAAGAATTATTTATGTATCCGACTCTGTATGCCCAGTTCTTAATCAATCTCAG tcTGACTGGTTTGGAAATACTATTTACGATATGGTGCATCCTGACGACCTTGAGAAAGTCCGAGAACAGTTATCAACTACTGAATCCCAAAACACTGGACGTATTCTTGATTTGAAAA CTGGAACTGTTAAGAAAGAAGGTCATCAAT CATCCATACGTTTGTGCATGGGTTCTCGGCGTGGTTTCATTTGCCGCATGAAGATGGGTAACGTCCAAGTCGATCCTGTGACTGCCAACCATACAATTCGAGTCCGTCAGAGAAACGCATTTGGTCCATCCTCTGATGGCAATAGCTATTCAGTTGTCCATGTTACAGGTTATATAAAGAACTGGCCTCCATCAAACAGAG ACCttgaaaatggatttgtttccTTTGTAGGAGTGCAACAGATAGAGCGTCAAGATGGAGAGGAGCCCCACAGCCACTGCTGCCTGGTTGGTATAGGTCGACTGCAGGTGACCAGTGCAACAAACTGCAATGATCTCATGGGACAAAACGCTTCCTCAGAATTTATTACCCGACACAGCATAGACGGAAAGTTTACATTTGTTGACCAGCG agTGACAGCAGTACTAGGCTACCAACCTCAGGAACTTCTTGGTAAATctgcatttgatttttatcatccGGAAGACCAAGCCCATATGAAAGATAGCTTTGAACAAG TATTAAAACTGAAAGGCCAGGTGATGTCCATTATGTACCGTTTTAGAGCATCGAATCGGGAATGGATGTGGCTGAGAACAAGCAGTTTTAGTTTCCAAAACCCTTACACAGACGAAGTGGAATACATAGTTTGTAACAACAGTTCTGCTAA TGTCCAGCAAGGTAATTCTACAGCCCCAACTATGCAGAATCCAACTGATCAAAGTTCAGAGCCAACGCCGACTATAAATACATATGCGACTCCTCGGGGCCTACCTACAGACTCATTAGGTTTACGAACAGCTAATGTGAAAACAGATTACCGTGATCCTTATTCTACAGCCGATGTTTACAGCCGCAGTATGTTAAGCACTAATCGTAACCTTACCCAACAAGATTTGTACGGCTACAATTCTCAGTCTACAATGAAATACCCCAGTCACAGTGTCTCTGCTGCCATGTCACTTCCTCAGGTATCTCCTGCCACAACAATGCCATCTTTGGTCAGACACCCTAATCAGAGTCCCTCTCAAATGGCTGGTAATGCTTGGTCTAGTCAAGGAGCATACGCACAAAGCCAG CCAACTGCTGACTACAGTACAAACCCAGGCTATAATCAAATGAGCCCAGACAACAGTTCTCCAG ATTTGCCAGCTGTTGGTTTCAACTTACCAGATTTCAAAT GTAACCAACCACTATGGCAGCAGTGGTCTGGAAATACAGGTGATCATGCTCAGCAAGGTTCTTCTCAAGGCAATCCATCAGCAGGAGCACAAcaagctcaacaacaacaacagcagcagcaacagcagccagAAGAATTCAATAACATGTTTCCAATGCTTGACCAGACCACACCAGAGTTCAGTGATCTTACAGGCATGTTCAATACTTTTGGAGAATGA